Proteins encoded in a region of the Psychromicrobium lacuslunae genome:
- the argS gene encoding arginine--tRNA ligase, which translates to MTPDELSLALTDALRAAVTESELSVARDAIPAQVKVERPKNREHGDWATNIALQLAKSAGVPPRTVAEILKARLEAIAGVSRVEIAGPGFLNITLDAAAAGALAKNIVIAGARYGQNDSLAGQVINLEFISANPTGPLHLAHTRWAAVGDSLARVLRASGAKVSKEYYINDAGSQMNNFAASVLASIKGEPTPEGGYPGSYIDDLAHQVLTEHPAIRELTEVAALPVVRQAAYQAQMADIKETLEAFGVHFDVFFSEQSLHSSGAISQAVDRLRAQGHVFDQDGAVWLRTTDFTDDKDRVLIRANGEPTYFSADAAYYLSKKDRGFDQKIYLLGADHHGYIGRLKAIAACAGDDPEHNIEVLIGQMVSVNGARLSKRAGNIVELRDLLNWLGADALRYSLGRSPANSPLSLEPEQLQKASNDNPVFYVQYAHARTKAVDRNAEAAGVGVVSADFAFDASLLEHPTESELLAALGSFPSVVAEAAKFREPHRVARHLEVIAGAYHRWYDACRVTPQGEEPVTDLNRTRLWLNDATGQVLANGLDLLGVTAPERM; encoded by the coding sequence GTGACTCCCGATGAACTCTCTCTTGCTCTGACCGATGCCCTGCGGGCCGCTGTGACCGAAAGCGAGCTCAGCGTAGCCCGCGATGCCATCCCGGCACAGGTTAAGGTCGAGCGACCGAAGAATCGAGAGCATGGCGATTGGGCCACGAATATTGCGTTGCAGCTGGCGAAGTCTGCGGGCGTGCCGCCGCGCACGGTGGCTGAGATTCTTAAAGCACGGCTGGAGGCGATTGCCGGGGTGTCCCGGGTTGAGATTGCCGGTCCAGGTTTTCTGAACATCACCTTGGACGCCGCCGCTGCCGGTGCGCTGGCGAAGAACATTGTGATAGCCGGTGCACGCTACGGTCAGAATGATTCGCTGGCCGGGCAGGTCATTAACTTGGAGTTCATCTCGGCTAATCCCACTGGCCCGTTGCACCTCGCGCACACCCGGTGGGCAGCGGTAGGTGACTCCCTGGCCCGAGTCCTGAGGGCGAGCGGTGCGAAGGTCAGCAAAGAGTATTACATCAATGACGCGGGTTCGCAGATGAACAATTTTGCTGCCTCGGTGCTGGCCTCGATCAAGGGAGAGCCCACGCCCGAGGGCGGCTACCCGGGATCCTATATTGATGATTTGGCGCATCAGGTGCTCACCGAACACCCCGCCATTCGTGAACTCACCGAGGTTGCGGCACTGCCAGTCGTGCGGCAAGCCGCCTATCAGGCGCAAATGGCCGATATCAAGGAGACCCTCGAGGCTTTCGGCGTGCATTTCGATGTCTTCTTTTCTGAGCAGAGCCTGCACAGCAGCGGAGCCATTAGCCAGGCGGTCGACCGGCTGCGTGCTCAAGGCCACGTCTTCGACCAGGACGGCGCGGTCTGGTTGCGGACCACTGATTTCACCGATGATAAAGATCGTGTGTTGATCCGGGCGAATGGCGAGCCGACTTATTTTTCCGCCGACGCAGCTTATTATCTGTCGAAAAAGGACCGTGGTTTCGATCAGAAAATTTACCTATTGGGCGCTGATCACCACGGCTATATCGGCCGGTTAAAGGCGATTGCCGCTTGTGCAGGTGACGATCCGGAACACAATATTGAAGTGCTGATCGGTCAGATGGTTTCGGTCAACGGCGCCCGGCTTTCTAAGCGGGCAGGAAACATTGTGGAATTGCGTGATCTGTTGAATTGGCTGGGCGCGGACGCCTTGCGCTATTCGCTGGGTCGATCACCGGCTAACTCGCCGCTTTCACTCGAGCCGGAGCAATTGCAAAAGGCCAGTAATGACAACCCGGTGTTCTACGTGCAGTACGCCCATGCTCGAACCAAGGCTGTCGACCGGAATGCCGAGGCAGCAGGTGTCGGCGTGGTTTCCGCTGATTTTGCTTTTGACGCTAGCTTGCTGGAGCACCCGACCGAATCAGAACTACTGGCCGCCTTAGGTAGCTTCCCTTCAGTCGTGGCCGAGGCAGCAAAATTCCGCGAGCCGCACCGGGTCGCCAGGCATCTTGAAGTGATCGCTGGCGCCTATCACCGTTGGTATGACGCGTGTCGGGTCACTCCGCAAGGTGAGGAGCCGGTAACCGATCTCAACCGCACCAGATTGTGGCTCAATGATGCCACCGGACAGGTCCTGGCGAACGGCCTTGATTTGCTCGGCGTCACCGCGCCGGAGAGGATGTAA
- a CDS encoding FAD-dependent oxidoreductase produces the protein MRAWLDGLLGRFTMYRLVLVVLGVLALYSIILDLLGWLTFGLPAIFASLLISLLVTTLVSWLLGLVFRVKVQLESSLISGLLIYFLFWPSLQAGELAGIALAAATASASKFLLAWRGRHIFNPAAIGAFLVSLTGLNIATWWTATPAMLWLLVPAAALVLYRSSKLIFAAIFIVTAATIIIVRLLSNGLALGAALSQPFASLPVLFFVGFMLSEPLTLPPRRYQQWLLAGLVAVLFSVPFQLGPVFSTPELALLIGNLLAFTVGQRGGLRLSFQGARQLTPTSMEYRFSAARPVRFAAGQYMELSLPHRKPDWRGSRRVFSLTTDPRQGAQLAFGLRLAEPSSSFKRELNSLKAGAVISATGVWGDFVLPAGRAPLLLMAAGVGITPFLSQLRHLQHSAAEHRDVVLLYVISSLDEFGYREELLKLTAAEGIRLLISAPEDPGVGEYLSTGYPSAEQLKTAVPDISARRSYASGSPTFVAHARSIGHHAGARKVHTDSFLGY, from the coding sequence ATGAGAGCCTGGCTTGATGGCTTACTTGGCCGTTTCACCATGTATCGACTGGTACTGGTAGTACTGGGCGTATTGGCGCTCTATTCGATAATCCTCGACCTCTTGGGCTGGCTGACCTTCGGACTCCCCGCGATCTTCGCCAGCCTGCTTATCTCTTTACTGGTCACCACGCTAGTGAGCTGGCTTTTAGGTCTAGTGTTCCGGGTGAAGGTGCAACTGGAATCGAGTTTAATCAGCGGTCTGTTGATTTACTTCCTGTTTTGGCCGAGCCTGCAGGCCGGCGAACTGGCCGGTATTGCCTTGGCAGCGGCGACAGCCTCCGCATCGAAGTTCCTGTTGGCCTGGCGGGGCCGACACATTTTTAATCCCGCAGCAATCGGAGCGTTCCTGGTCTCCCTCACCGGCTTGAATATTGCTACCTGGTGGACGGCAACTCCGGCCATGCTCTGGCTCCTGGTTCCTGCTGCAGCACTGGTGCTCTATCGCAGTTCCAAACTGATCTTCGCTGCTATTTTCATTGTTACTGCCGCCACCATCATCATCGTTCGACTGCTCAGTAATGGCCTGGCGCTCGGCGCAGCGCTCAGCCAGCCCTTTGCCTCGTTGCCGGTGCTGTTTTTTGTCGGATTCATGCTCTCCGAGCCGCTTACCTTGCCGCCGAGACGTTATCAGCAGTGGTTGTTGGCTGGGCTGGTCGCGGTGCTGTTTTCCGTACCGTTCCAGCTCGGGCCGGTCTTCTCGACCCCTGAGTTGGCTTTGTTAATCGGGAATCTGCTGGCCTTCACGGTTGGCCAACGCGGCGGCCTACGGCTGAGTTTCCAGGGTGCCCGGCAGCTCACTCCGACCAGCATGGAATATAGGTTTAGCGCCGCTAGACCGGTTCGCTTCGCCGCCGGACAGTACATGGAGCTCTCCTTGCCGCACCGCAAACCGGACTGGCGCGGCAGCCGACGGGTCTTCAGCCTGACTACTGATCCGCGCCAGGGCGCTCAGCTGGCCTTCGGACTACGTTTAGCAGAGCCCTCCAGCAGTTTTAAGCGAGAGCTGAACAGCTTGAAAGCCGGGGCTGTTATTTCGGCCACCGGAGTCTGGGGAGATTTCGTCCTGCCTGCTGGTCGCGCTCCGCTGCTGCTGATGGCGGCCGGCGTTGGGATCACCCCATTCCTGAGTCAGCTAAGGCATTTGCAGCACAGCGCTGCTGAACATCGGGACGTGGTCCTGCTTTATGTGATCAGCTCACTTGATGAGTTCGGCTACCGTGAGGAACTTCTCAAGCTAACTGCTGCTGAAGGTATTCGGTTGCTGATCAGTGCCCCGGAAGACCCTGGCGTGGGCGAGTATCTCAGCACCGGTTATCCTAGTGCCGAGCAACTCAAGACCGCGGTACCAGACATTTCCGCCCGTCGCAGCTATGCTTCAGGCTCCCCCACTTTTGTCGCCCACGCACGTAGCATCGGTCACCATGCTGGCGCTCGCAAGGTGCATACCGACAGCTTCTTGGGTTACTAG
- a CDS encoding HNH endonuclease family protein — protein sequence MDWETLRKIANREMLKQSASHTQQSTDQEPPRSRFWLGLTAWVAVIVLIVFIGGALRNVLESPASTSPSSDPPATIYITLPPTGDASMDLPPIQPVPVSTVVPAGARAPHAQPPAHTRAVDLLARLPIKPAASNAGYQRSKFGPAWPDVDHNGCDTRNDILRRDLQHLGFAAGEPKCVVESGELLDPYSTNKINFKSSLPSSVQIDQVVSLADAWQKGAQGLSPAQRIAFANDPLNLIAVESMTIISKDSKDASSWLPSNDAYRCSYAARQISVKATYDLWLSKIEHDVLAAVLSNCPEVLVPTDQHSTASFFPGWPVQKYPITQAKPTQSVAPKLPADPSLPIAEPSSPMQPTVPADPQKTAPVTPTALPSASSDPSVSTLVTPRCRVWPTGTGSPTPLPSNCPSSSTEPPSQTPTPSPKPSTDSPSTEPTSPEGSATPANPTPSASASPSPTPSPVITLTP from the coding sequence GTGGACTGGGAAACCTTGAGGAAGATTGCGAACCGGGAGATGCTGAAGCAGTCGGCTAGCCATACCCAGCAAAGCACTGACCAAGAACCACCGAGATCACGGTTCTGGTTGGGGCTGACTGCGTGGGTGGCTGTCATCGTGCTTATTGTGTTTATTGGCGGTGCGCTACGCAATGTCTTAGAGTCACCGGCCTCAACGTCACCTAGCAGCGATCCGCCGGCCACGATTTATATCACCCTGCCGCCTACCGGCGACGCCTCGATGGATCTACCACCGATTCAGCCGGTCCCGGTTTCCACTGTGGTTCCGGCCGGTGCCCGAGCTCCGCACGCCCAGCCGCCCGCGCACACTCGTGCGGTGGACCTCTTGGCTCGGCTACCTATTAAGCCTGCTGCCTCAAACGCTGGCTATCAGCGCTCAAAATTCGGCCCAGCCTGGCCAGATGTGGATCACAACGGCTGTGATACTCGGAACGATATTTTGCGCCGAGATTTACAGCATCTTGGCTTTGCAGCTGGTGAGCCGAAGTGCGTGGTGGAATCGGGAGAGCTTCTCGATCCTTACAGCACCAATAAAATCAACTTCAAGAGTTCTCTGCCAAGCAGTGTGCAGATTGATCAGGTGGTGTCCCTCGCGGATGCCTGGCAAAAGGGTGCCCAAGGGCTAAGCCCGGCACAGCGAATAGCTTTTGCCAATGATCCGCTCAACCTGATTGCCGTCGAGTCGATGACCATAATCTCAAAGGATTCAAAGGACGCCTCCTCCTGGCTGCCCAGTAATGATGCCTACCGTTGCAGCTATGCGGCCCGGCAGATCAGTGTTAAAGCGACCTACGATCTGTGGCTCAGCAAGATTGAGCATGACGTTCTCGCTGCGGTCTTGTCGAACTGCCCCGAGGTCCTAGTGCCGACTGACCAACATTCCACGGCCTCCTTCTTCCCCGGGTGGCCGGTGCAGAAGTACCCGATAACGCAAGCCAAGCCGACACAGAGTGTGGCACCGAAACTGCCCGCGGATCCCTCGCTACCCATCGCTGAGCCAAGTTCGCCAATGCAGCCGACAGTTCCCGCCGATCCTCAGAAAACAGCTCCGGTCACACCGACTGCGCTGCCTTCGGCTAGCAGTGATCCTTCGGTCTCCACTCTGGTCACGCCACGTTGCCGGGTCTGGCCCACTGGAACAGGCAGCCCGACACCCCTGCCGTCGAATTGCCCGAGCTCCTCAACAGAGCCGCCATCGCAGACCCCGACGCCGAGTCCGAAACCTTCTACTGACAGCCCAAGCACCGAGCCAACTTCTCCGGAGGGTTCGGCAACCCCGGCTAATCCGACTCCGAGCGCCTCGGCTAGCCCGAGTCCCACCCCTTCGCCAGTGATCACTCTCACGCCGTAG
- a CDS encoding helix-turn-helix transcriptional regulator, whose product MIETSARLLQLLSLLQVRREWTGAALADRMQVTERTVRRDIDKLRTLGYPINASPGVAGGYQLGAGADLPPLLLDDDEALAVALGLSTVAVGPVAGIGEASVRALSKLEQVLPPRLRPRFTSLKNAVSRIAVPHDAIDPQLLTQLSAAISERRALGVRYQKHDGDTSSRVLEPYRLVDSGNRWYLVAWDVHREDWRTFRVDRILGKPSERQRFAPRPLPAKDLTDYVHRAITRSPYRYDLVVRLYAAASTVAEYFSTGTAVLESEGPQQTVMRLGWDSLDSPLGQLAGSGLDFEIVAPVELRERALLMAERLRQSAAG is encoded by the coding sequence ATGATTGAGACCTCAGCCCGGCTGCTACAACTGCTTTCGCTACTTCAGGTGCGCCGCGAATGGACCGGAGCGGCGCTAGCCGACCGGATGCAGGTCACCGAGCGGACCGTACGGCGTGATATCGACAAACTACGCACCCTGGGATACCCGATCAATGCCTCCCCCGGCGTGGCCGGCGGGTACCAGCTCGGGGCGGGGGCTGATTTGCCACCGCTGCTGCTGGACGACGACGAAGCACTGGCGGTGGCCCTTGGCCTGAGCACCGTCGCGGTCGGGCCGGTGGCTGGTATCGGTGAAGCCTCAGTGCGTGCCCTCAGCAAACTTGAACAGGTTTTGCCACCGAGGCTGCGCCCGCGCTTCACCTCGTTGAAAAATGCCGTCAGCCGGATCGCGGTGCCACATGATGCCATCGACCCGCAGTTGCTGACCCAGCTTTCCGCCGCTATCTCGGAGCGGCGAGCGCTCGGGGTGCGGTATCAAAAGCACGACGGTGATACCTCCAGCAGAGTTCTAGAACCATACCGATTAGTGGATTCCGGCAATCGTTGGTACCTGGTGGCCTGGGACGTACACCGCGAAGACTGGCGAACTTTCCGGGTCGACCGAATTCTCGGCAAGCCGAGCGAACGCCAGCGATTCGCGCCGCGTCCACTGCCGGCCAAAGATCTCACCGACTATGTACATCGGGCTATTACCCGATCCCCTTACCGTTACGACCTGGTAGTTCGGCTCTATGCCGCTGCCTCCACGGTCGCTGAGTACTTCTCCACCGGCACCGCAGTACTGGAATCTGAAGGGCCTCAACAGACAGTGATGCGACTGGGCTGGGACTCTTTGGATTCACCACTTGGGCAGCTGGCGGGCAGTGGCCTGGACTTTGAGATCGTAGCGCCGGTTGAGCTACGCGAGCGGGCACTATTGATGGCGGAAAGGCTCCGCCAGTCGGCCGCGGGCTAG
- a CDS encoding CynX/NimT family MFS transporter translates to MVKSASFKGRVLALVGILLAAGTLRSAVTVVPPVVPDIAKDLAIDSLTIGLMGMLPTLAFALFGFFTPLMMRWTSLEKLLIASMSVAAIGQVARVFAPNTPVFLIFTVLALAGLGAGNVLLPPLVKHYFPDRLGLVTALYVTMISVGTALPAQFAVPVSAAAGWQTSLASWAAFNFIAAVPWLITLFSESRRGKTAPADATAGEPPSEAPLKLSVWRSPMGLGLTLMFGCTSLNTYSMFAWMPQILTEAGLSQAAAGSMLALFAGLGLPLSLIIPLFASRMRNPMPIVLVLLVSFVAGYLGLLLSPGNLTWLWVVLAGIGPGTFPLSLLLINMRTRSKQGAGALSGFSQGVGYGLACIGPLLFGILHQATGGWTVGFLFLFVTLALLGVGALYACRPSFLEDQQLKR, encoded by the coding sequence GTGGTGAAGTCAGCGTCTTTCAAAGGTAGGGTCCTTGCCTTAGTCGGGATTCTGCTGGCCGCTGGCACCTTAAGATCGGCGGTCACAGTGGTCCCTCCGGTAGTGCCGGATATCGCTAAAGACTTAGCTATTGACTCGCTGACCATCGGCCTTATGGGCATGCTGCCGACCCTGGCTTTCGCTCTTTTCGGGTTCTTCACCCCGCTGATGATGCGCTGGACCAGCTTGGAAAAGCTACTGATCGCCTCCATGTCGGTGGCTGCTATCGGGCAGGTTGCCCGGGTTTTTGCGCCAAATACCCCGGTATTCTTGATTTTCACCGTGCTGGCGCTGGCCGGCCTCGGTGCCGGGAATGTGTTGCTGCCGCCGTTGGTCAAACACTACTTTCCAGACCGCCTAGGTCTGGTGACGGCGCTCTACGTGACCATGATCAGTGTCGGTACTGCCTTGCCGGCGCAGTTCGCCGTGCCGGTATCGGCAGCAGCAGGCTGGCAGACCTCGCTCGCTAGTTGGGCCGCTTTCAACTTTATTGCCGCAGTGCCCTGGCTGATCACGCTTTTCAGCGAGTCACGGCGAGGGAAAACGGCTCCAGCGGATGCGACAGCGGGGGAACCGCCGAGCGAGGCGCCGCTTAAGCTGAGCGTCTGGCGCTCGCCAATGGGACTTGGGCTGACCCTCATGTTCGGCTGTACCTCGCTCAATACCTACTCGATGTTTGCCTGGATGCCGCAGATCCTTACCGAAGCCGGGCTCAGCCAGGCAGCCGCTGGCTCGATGCTTGCGCTATTCGCGGGCCTAGGGCTGCCGCTGAGTCTGATTATTCCCTTGTTCGCTAGCCGGATGCGCAACCCAATGCCAATAGTGCTGGTGCTGCTGGTCAGCTTCGTCGCTGGCTATCTGGGGCTTCTGCTGAGCCCTGGCAATCTGACCTGGTTATGGGTGGTGCTGGCCGGAATCGGGCCTGGTACTTTCCCACTCTCGCTCTTGCTGATCAATATGCGTACTCGATCCAAGCAGGGGGCCGGTGCATTGTCCGGTTTCAGCCAGGGTGTCGGTTACGGCTTGGCATGTATCGGCCCGTTATTGTTCGGAATTCTGCATCAAGCCACCGGAGGTTGGACGGTCGGCTTCCTCTTCCTCTTTGTTACTTTGGCTTTACTGGGCGTAGGCGCGCTCTATGCATGTCGGCCAAGTTTTCTGGAAGATCAGCAACTGAAGCGTTAG
- a CDS encoding redoxin domain-containing protein — MSVLAKELARQCGTSVKALRYFEQCGLLKPSRLSNGYRDYSAADAFIVEKILELRGLGFSVEGTKPFIDCLRLGHEQGDECADSLIAYRTEISRIEATVAQLNQYRELLQQRLYTAAARGFPNSETMEVSQMPSTSYEKLPENLPVPQDDGLADHLPGLSLPELNLPSTSGETIDLAAITGRWVLFIYPSTGVPGVDMPEGWDNIPGARGCTPEACGFRDNIDSLRAAGAEAIYGLSGQGLNYQQELAKRLHLPYPLLSDPQTELAEALQLPRFDIAGQSFYQRLTLIINYGVIEHAFYPIFPPDQHANQVHSWLRENPMPGAS, encoded by the coding sequence ATGAGCGTGTTAGCCAAGGAACTAGCCAGACAATGTGGCACCAGCGTCAAAGCGCTACGGTACTTCGAACAGTGCGGTCTACTGAAGCCATCCCGGCTCAGCAATGGCTATCGTGACTACTCGGCAGCTGACGCTTTTATCGTGGAGAAAATCCTCGAACTACGCGGCCTGGGTTTTTCCGTTGAGGGCACCAAACCATTTATCGATTGTTTGCGGCTCGGCCATGAACAAGGCGACGAATGCGCCGACTCGTTGATCGCCTACCGCACCGAGATAAGCAGAATCGAGGCAACCGTTGCGCAGCTGAATCAGTATCGCGAGCTGCTCCAACAGCGCCTATACACCGCTGCGGCCCGCGGCTTTCCGAACTCAGAGACAATGGAGGTATCCCAGATGCCCAGCACAAGCTACGAAAAACTCCCGGAGAACCTTCCGGTTCCGCAAGATGACGGCCTCGCCGATCACCTGCCGGGCCTGTCCCTCCCGGAGTTGAACCTGCCGAGCACTTCCGGTGAAACCATTGATTTGGCAGCAATAACCGGCCGCTGGGTGCTTTTTATTTACCCCTCCACCGGGGTGCCGGGCGTTGATATGCCCGAGGGTTGGGACAACATTCCGGGTGCGCGTGGCTGCACTCCCGAAGCCTGTGGCTTCCGTGACAATATCGATTCGCTGCGTGCTGCCGGAGCCGAAGCTATCTATGGTCTTTCCGGCCAGGGCCTGAATTATCAGCAAGAACTAGCCAAGCGTTTGCATCTGCCCTACCCCTTGCTGAGCGATCCTCAGACCGAGCTCGCTGAGGCATTGCAGCTACCTCGCTTCGACATTGCCGGTCAAAGTTTTTACCAACGATTGACTTTGATCATTAACTACGGCGTGATTGAACACGCTTTTTACCCCATCTTCCCGCCGGATCAACACGCCAATCAGGTGCACAGTTGGCTTCGTGAAAATCCGATGCCAGGCGCTAGCTAG
- a CDS encoding FMN-binding protein: protein MKITHRKSLFVSAAGIALIGGVAGCAPAATQSAPSTPASSSDQSSSSATTSSSSSSSGYKDGSYSADGNYTSPNGQETIGVKLTLSSGVVSELELTPHPSNPNTQKFQGEFISGINALVVGKKIDELNVSKVSGSSLTSGGFNQAIEEIKKEASS, encoded by the coding sequence ATGAAAATCACCCATCGCAAATCACTGTTCGTCTCGGCCGCCGGAATCGCCCTGATCGGGGGCGTCGCCGGCTGCGCACCGGCAGCAACCCAAAGTGCGCCGTCAACCCCCGCAAGCAGCAGTGATCAGAGTTCCTCCTCAGCGACCACTAGCAGCAGTTCCAGCAGCAGTGGTTACAAAGATGGCAGCTACAGTGCGGATGGCAACTACACCTCCCCCAATGGCCAAGAGACCATCGGCGTCAAACTGACCTTGAGCTCCGGGGTGGTGAGCGAGCTGGAGCTCACTCCGCATCCCTCCAACCCCAATACGCAGAAATTCCAGGGCGAATTCATCTCCGGCATCAATGCCCTCGTGGTCGGCAAGAAAATCGATGAACTGAATGTCTCGAAGGTCTCCGGCTCCTCGCTGACCAGCGGCGGGTTCAACCAGGCTATTGAAGAAATCAAAAAGGAAGCATCCAGCTAA
- a CDS encoding FAD:protein FMN transferase: MNNAAEEVAAQAQYRFEAIGTHWQIDTAEELSPTVRQELGALIERYDQAFSRFRGDSLVSQAAREPGRYQLPPPAEQLAEFYRKLYELTDGAMTPLVGDSLSHLGYDASYSLRAGDGFLPPPSWQAAIEWQGTQLHTKLPVALDLGAAGKGQLVDLLAELLTEHGVMNFVIDASGDMFTSLSSPLSIALEHPYDASSAIGVVQLGGRNTNYRAICASASNRRNWGDGLHHVLDGGTGQPVQTVVASWVLAADAMHADGLATALFFTDHSVLQQDFDFASVRLFSDGRAEVSANFDGELFFRSDQQ; encoded by the coding sequence GTGAATAACGCGGCGGAAGAGGTGGCTGCTCAGGCGCAGTATCGTTTTGAAGCGATTGGCACGCATTGGCAAATTGATACCGCAGAAGAACTGAGCCCGACGGTAAGGCAGGAGCTTGGCGCCCTGATCGAGCGCTACGATCAAGCCTTCTCTCGATTCCGCGGCGATTCCCTGGTCTCTCAAGCTGCCCGAGAACCGGGGCGCTATCAGCTTCCTCCGCCAGCTGAGCAGCTGGCAGAGTTTTACCGCAAGCTGTACGAGTTGACCGACGGGGCGATGACCCCACTGGTTGGCGACTCGCTCAGCCATCTGGGCTATGACGCCAGTTATAGCCTGCGAGCCGGCGACGGATTTCTGCCCCCACCCAGTTGGCAGGCCGCCATCGAGTGGCAAGGTACGCAGCTACACACCAAACTGCCGGTGGCTCTGGACCTCGGTGCAGCAGGCAAGGGGCAGCTGGTGGACCTGTTAGCCGAATTACTCACCGAGCACGGGGTGATGAATTTCGTAATTGACGCCAGCGGCGATATGTTCACCTCCCTGTCTAGCCCACTCAGCATTGCGCTGGAGCATCCCTACGATGCCAGCTCGGCGATCGGCGTCGTGCAGCTCGGTGGGCGCAATACGAACTACCGAGCAATCTGCGCCTCCGCCAGCAATCGACGGAACTGGGGCGATGGTTTACATCATGTGCTAGATGGCGGTACCGGCCAACCAGTGCAGACTGTGGTTGCCAGCTGGGTCTTAGCCGCCGATGCCATGCATGCGGACGGCCTGGCTACAGCTTTGTTCTTCACCGACCATTCGGTGCTGCAGCAGGACTTTGATTTTGCCAGTGTGCGGCTGTTTTCTGATGGGCGAGCAGAAGTGTCAGCCAACTTTGACGGCGAACTATTTTTCAGGAGTGATCAGCAATGA
- the lysA gene encoding diaminopimelate decarboxylase, producing the protein MPASVLAPAWLSYPDSSNALRAQEWASDVVRHPAGELAIDGVSVHRLAEEFGSPLFVMSEADFRRRAREFRDSFNAAFADICGGVDVYYAGKSFLCTEVARWVISEGLRLDTCSGGELLVAERAGVPAESLSLHGNNKSEAELRRALALGVGRIVADSLSEIERIDQLAGELGVRANVMLRLTPGVHAHTHEFIATAHEDQKFGLSLAELTSDTGERSSIAEQAVLAVHHSERINFLGLHCHIGSQIFDAEGFAEAARRLLAFSADLRDQHGIAVSELDLGGGYGIAYTEADTPRPTAEIAEQMASVVRAECVKHGLSAPRISIEPGRAIVGPSTFTLYRVGTVKTVLVDQPAAGEQPAERRYIAVDGGMSDNPRPVLYEADYTAVLANRASSAAPVLSRVVGKHCESGDIVVRDVYLPDDVAAGDLLAVPATGAYCWSLASNYNYLPRPAVVAVRDGVPRVIVRAETEEDLLARDPGA; encoded by the coding sequence ATGCCCGCTTCAGTGCTTGCCCCGGCTTGGCTCAGCTACCCCGATTCGAGTAACGCTCTGCGTGCGCAGGAATGGGCAAGTGATGTGGTGCGTCACCCGGCGGGGGAGCTAGCGATCGACGGAGTTAGTGTGCACCGTCTCGCTGAAGAGTTTGGCAGCCCGCTATTTGTCATGTCTGAGGCCGATTTCCGGCGTCGGGCTCGGGAATTCAGAGACTCGTTCAACGCTGCTTTTGCGGATATTTGTGGCGGCGTCGATGTCTATTACGCCGGAAAGTCGTTTCTCTGTACCGAGGTTGCCCGCTGGGTGATCTCCGAGGGACTTCGCTTAGACACCTGCTCCGGCGGTGAATTGTTAGTGGCTGAGCGAGCAGGGGTGCCGGCCGAAAGCTTGAGCCTGCATGGCAATAATAAGTCCGAGGCCGAGTTGCGGCGCGCGCTAGCCTTAGGCGTGGGCAGGATCGTCGCCGATTCGCTGAGCGAGATCGAAAGAATCGATCAGCTGGCTGGGGAACTCGGCGTCCGCGCCAATGTGATGCTGCGGCTCACCCCCGGGGTACACGCGCACACCCACGAATTTATTGCCACCGCGCACGAAGATCAGAAGTTCGGGCTTTCATTGGCCGAGCTGACCAGCGACACCGGTGAGCGCAGCAGTATCGCTGAGCAAGCGGTGCTCGCCGTACATCACTCCGAGCGAATAAATTTCCTTGGTCTGCATTGCCACATTGGCTCGCAGATTTTCGACGCCGAAGGCTTCGCTGAAGCCGCTCGTAGGTTGTTGGCCTTCAGCGCGGATTTGCGGGACCAGCACGGCATCGCGGTCTCCGAGCTGGATCTAGGTGGTGGCTACGGCATTGCCTACACCGAAGCCGACACCCCTCGACCGACCGCCGAAATTGCTGAGCAGATGGCTTCTGTAGTACGCGCCGAATGTGTCAAGCACGGCCTCAGCGCCCCCCGGATCTCAATAGAGCCAGGCCGGGCTATTGTCGGCCCTAGCACCTTCACGCTGTATCGGGTGGGTACCGTCAAGACCGTCTTGGTAGACCAACCAGCTGCGGGTGAGCAGCCAGCGGAGCGTCGGTATATTGCGGTTGATGGCGGAATGAGCGATAACCCGCGTCCGGTGCTTTATGAGGCCGACTACACCGCCGTGTTAGCAAATCGAGCCAGCTCTGCCGCGCCGGTGTTGAGCCGAGTGGTGGGTAAACACTGCGAGAGCGGGGATATCGTGGTCCGCGATGTCTACCTGCCAGACGATGTCGCTGCTGGCGATCTGCTCGCTGTGCCGGCGACCGGAGCGTACTGCTGGTCCCTGGCAAGTAATTACAACTATTTACCCCGCCCAGCCGTGGTTGCCGTCCGCGACGGCGTTCCCCGCGTCATTGTCCGGGCGGAGACCGAAGAAGATTTGCTCGCCCGCGATCCAGGAGCCTAA
- a CDS encoding DNA-binding protein yields the protein MTDQQNTPLPKIGAPATGALKLAGFASLDSLDGVSERQLLALHGVGPKAISILKLALAEAGFKLAD from the coding sequence ATGACCGATCAGCAGAACACTCCACTACCTAAAATTGGCGCACCGGCCACTGGCGCGCTCAAGCTCGCGGGATTCGCCAGTTTGGATTCCCTCGACGGTGTCTCCGAGCGCCAGCTGCTCGCACTGCACGGAGTCGGCCCCAAGGCGATCAGTATCCTCAAACTGGCGCTCGCCGAGGCAGGGTTTAAGCTTGCTGACTAG